One stretch of Streptomyces sp. A2-16 DNA includes these proteins:
- a CDS encoding NAD(P)-dependent oxidoreductase produces MPAPRTVLLTGAAGGLGTLMRDLLPAYGYELRLLDLRPVEGEPDAVVADLADKDAVREAVRGVDAIIHLAGISLEAPFEKILKANIEGTYNLYEAAHAEGVSRIVFASSNHAVGYTPRPQGQDPLIPIDTPRRPDTFYGLSKAFGEDLAQFYWDKHGLETVSVRIGSCFPEPTSVRMLSLWMSPADGARLFHAALTAQEVGHTVVYGSSANTRLWWDLTTARALGYDPQDDSEPYAEKLIAEQGELQDGNEGHAYLGGQFVTDPPIWPY; encoded by the coding sequence ATGCCCGCTCCCCGCACCGTCCTGCTCACCGGCGCCGCCGGCGGCCTAGGCACCCTGATGCGGGACCTCCTGCCCGCGTACGGCTACGAGCTGCGCCTGCTCGACCTGCGCCCCGTCGAGGGCGAGCCGGACGCGGTCGTCGCGGACCTCGCCGACAAGGACGCGGTGCGCGAGGCCGTGCGCGGCGTCGACGCGATCATCCACCTCGCGGGCATCTCCCTGGAAGCCCCCTTCGAGAAGATCCTCAAGGCGAACATCGAGGGCACCTACAACCTGTACGAGGCCGCGCACGCGGAGGGCGTCTCCCGGATCGTGTTCGCCTCCTCCAACCACGCGGTCGGCTACACCCCGCGCCCCCAGGGCCAGGACCCGCTGATCCCGATCGACACACCGCGCCGCCCGGACACCTTCTACGGTCTGTCCAAGGCCTTCGGCGAGGACCTCGCGCAGTTCTACTGGGACAAGCACGGCCTGGAGACCGTCTCCGTCCGCATCGGCTCCTGCTTCCCCGAGCCGACCAGCGTGCGCATGCTCTCGCTGTGGATGAGCCCGGCCGACGGCGCCCGCCTCTTCCACGCGGCCCTGACCGCACAGGAGGTCGGCCACACCGTGGTCTACGGCTCCTCCGCCAACACCCGCCTGTGGTGGGACCTCACCACCGCGCGGGCGCTCGGCTACGACCCGCAGGACGACTCCGAGCCCTACGCCGAGAAGCTCATCGCCGAACAGGGCGAGCTCCAGGACGGCAACGAGGGCCACGCCTACCTGGGCGGCCAGTTCGTGACGGACCCGCCGATCTGGCCGTACTGA
- a CDS encoding 5-dehydro-4-deoxyglucarate dehydratase, with the protein MTSSAALAHRLGIPSGPLFFPVTAYGPDGSVDLDVYRAHIRQGVDSGAAAVFACCGTGEFHALTPEEFEACVRAAVEETAGRVPVVAGAGYGTALAARYARLAEAAGADGLLAMPPYLVVAGQEGLLRHYQEVAAATALPVIVYQRDNAVFTPETVVELARTEGIIGLKDGLGDLDLMQRIVSAVRTEAPGDFLYFNGLPTAEQTQLAYRAIGVPLYSSAVFCFAPEIALAFHRALTDGDRATADRLLDGFYRPFVELRARGRGYAVSLVKAGVRMRGLDVGEVRPPLHEPGEDHVKQLAEIIERGYALLGEAQ; encoded by the coding sequence GTGACGTCGTCCGCCGCCCTCGCCCATCGACTCGGCATCCCCAGCGGGCCGCTGTTCTTCCCCGTCACCGCCTACGGCCCGGACGGATCCGTCGACCTCGATGTGTATCGCGCCCACATACGCCAAGGCGTCGACTCGGGCGCCGCGGCCGTGTTCGCCTGCTGCGGCACCGGGGAGTTCCACGCGCTCACGCCCGAGGAGTTCGAGGCCTGCGTCCGGGCGGCCGTCGAGGAGACGGCGGGGCGGGTGCCGGTGGTGGCCGGCGCCGGATACGGCACCGCGCTCGCCGCACGGTACGCGCGACTGGCCGAGGCCGCCGGGGCCGACGGACTGCTCGCCATGCCGCCGTACCTCGTCGTCGCCGGGCAGGAGGGGCTGCTGCGGCACTACCAGGAGGTGGCCGCGGCGACCGCGCTCCCGGTGATCGTCTACCAGCGCGACAACGCCGTCTTCACCCCCGAGACCGTCGTCGAACTGGCCCGCACCGAGGGGATCATCGGCCTCAAGGACGGCCTCGGCGACCTCGACCTGATGCAGCGGATCGTCAGCGCGGTGCGCACCGAGGCGCCCGGCGACTTCCTCTACTTCAACGGACTGCCGACCGCCGAGCAGACCCAGCTGGCCTACCGCGCCATCGGTGTGCCCCTGTACTCCTCGGCCGTCTTCTGCTTCGCCCCCGAGATCGCCCTCGCCTTTCACCGCGCGCTCACCGACGGCGACCGGGCCACGGCCGACCGTCTGCTCGACGGCTTCTACCGTCCCTTCGTCGAACTGCGCGCGCGTGGCCGCGGGTACGCGGTCTCCCTGGTGAAGGCAGGGGTCCGGATGCGGGGCCTCGACGTGGGCGAGGTGCGCCCGCCGCTGCACGAGCCGGGCGAGGATCATGTGAAACAGCTCGCGGAGATCATCGAGCGCGGCTACGCGCTCCTGGGGGAGGCACAGTGA
- a CDS encoding DeoR/GlpR family DNA-binding transcription regulator, with translation MTSTAEERQREIVRTARTTGAVDVNTLAAQLGVAKETVRRDLRALEDHGLVRRTHGGAYPVESAGFETTLAFRATSHVPEKRRVAAAAAELLGDAETVFVDEGFTPQLIAEALPRDRPLTVVTASLPVAGALAEAENTSVLLLGGRVRPGTLATVDHWTTKMLAGFVLDLAYIGANGISRQHGLTTPDPAVSEVKAQAIRAARRTVFAGVHTKFGAVSFCRFADINALEAIVTSTLLPSAEAHRYSLLGPQVIRV, from the coding sequence ATGACCAGTACCGCGGAAGAACGCCAGCGGGAAATCGTACGGACCGCCCGCACCACCGGCGCCGTCGACGTCAACACCCTCGCCGCCCAGCTCGGCGTGGCGAAGGAAACCGTGCGCCGAGACCTCCGCGCACTGGAGGACCACGGCCTGGTCCGCCGTACGCACGGCGGCGCCTACCCCGTGGAGAGCGCCGGATTCGAGACGACCCTCGCCTTCCGCGCCACCAGCCACGTGCCCGAGAAGCGCAGGGTCGCGGCCGCCGCGGCCGAGCTCCTCGGGGACGCCGAGACGGTCTTCGTCGACGAGGGCTTCACCCCGCAGCTCATCGCCGAGGCCCTGCCCCGGGACCGGCCGCTCACCGTGGTCACCGCGTCCCTGCCGGTCGCCGGCGCCCTCGCCGAGGCCGAGAACACCTCCGTCCTGCTCCTCGGCGGACGGGTCCGCCCCGGCACCCTGGCGACCGTCGACCACTGGACGACCAAAATGCTGGCCGGCTTCGTGCTCGACCTCGCCTACATCGGCGCCAACGGCATCTCCCGCCAACACGGCCTCACCACCCCCGACCCCGCGGTCAGCGAGGTCAAGGCGCAGGCGATCCGGGCCGCCCGCCGCACGGTCTTCGCCGGTGTGCACACCAAGTTCGGAGCGGTCAGCTTCTGCCGGTTCGCGGACATCAACGCGCTGGAGGCGATCGTGACGAGCACGCTGCTGCCTTCGGCGGAGGCCCATCGGTACTCCCTGCTCGGACCGCAGGTCATCCGGGTCTGA